Proteins co-encoded in one Mycobacterium mantenii genomic window:
- a CDS encoding nucleoside hydrolase — MNSPVFVDVDTGVDDALALMYLLASYDAEVVGIASTGGNVGVEQVCENNLGLLALCERTDIPVSKGSGQTLSGPMRLPSKVHGPRGLGYADLPPGGRGLADYDSASAWVRAARAFPGELIGVATGPLTNLALALRAEPELPTLLRRLVIMGGSYDHRGNTTAVAEWNISVDPEAAAEVLAAWCPETVGQQRLPILCGLDLTRKVAMTPDHLARLAAAAESTTTQLSEHDERGTRSAASNPLIRVIEDAMRFYLEAYHELGHGYQAHMHDPLAAAVALDPGLVATRPATVDIELTGTLTRAMTVTDWSDRREPNALIGIDVDAAGFFDRFIERVGPFARRLGGVG; from the coding sequence ATGAATTCTCCCGTGTTCGTCGACGTCGATACCGGCGTGGATGATGCGCTGGCGCTGATGTATTTGCTCGCCAGCTACGACGCCGAAGTGGTCGGTATCGCCTCGACCGGGGGAAACGTTGGGGTAGAGCAGGTTTGCGAGAACAATCTGGGGTTGCTGGCGCTGTGCGAACGCACCGACATCCCGGTGTCCAAGGGTTCCGGACAGACCCTGAGCGGGCCGATGCGGCTGCCGTCGAAAGTCCACGGCCCCAGGGGGTTGGGCTATGCCGACCTGCCGCCCGGCGGGCGCGGGCTCGCCGATTACGACTCGGCGAGCGCCTGGGTGCGCGCGGCGCGGGCCTTTCCCGGTGAGCTCATCGGCGTGGCGACCGGTCCGTTGACCAATCTGGCGCTGGCACTGCGCGCCGAGCCCGAGCTGCCCACCCTGCTGCGCCGGTTGGTGATCATGGGCGGCTCCTACGACCATCGGGGTAACACCACCGCGGTGGCGGAGTGGAACATCAGCGTGGATCCCGAGGCGGCGGCCGAGGTGCTGGCGGCCTGGTGTCCGGAAACCGTTGGGCAACAGCGGCTTCCAATCCTGTGCGGCCTGGATCTGACCCGCAAGGTTGCGATGACGCCGGATCACCTCGCGCGGCTGGCGGCGGCCGCGGAGTCGACGACGACCCAGCTGAGCGAGCACGACGAGCGCGGAACCCGGTCGGCGGCTTCCAACCCGCTGATCCGGGTGATCGAGGACGCGATGCGGTTCTACCTGGAGGCCTATCACGAACTCGGCCACGGGTATCAGGCACACATGCACGACCCGTTGGCCGCCGCCGTCGCGCTGGATCCCGGGCTCGTCGCGACGCGTCCGGCCACGGTGGACATCGAACTGACCGGAACCCTGACCCGCGCCATGACGGTGACCGACTGGTCCGATCGTCGAGAACCCAACGCACTGATCGGGATTGACGTGGATGCGGCGGGATTCTTCGATCGGTTCATCGAACGGGTGGGGCCCTTTGCCCGTCGGTTGGGGGGTGTGGGATGA
- the kasB gene encoding 3-oxoacyl-ACP synthase KasB gives MTELVTGKTLPNVVVTGVAMTTALATDAETTWKLLLDKQSGIRKLEDSFVEEFDLPVRIGGHLLEEFDGGLTRAERHRMGYLQQMSTVLGRRVWENAGSPEVDGDRLMVSIGTGLGSAEQIVFSYDDLRARGIKGVSPLAVSKYMPDGAAVSVALERHARAGVITPVSACASGSEGVAQAWRNIVFGEADIAICGGVEVRIEAVAIAAFAQMRIVMSTKNDDPVGACRPFDRDRTGFVFGEAGALMVIETEEHAKARGANILARIMGASITSDGYHMVAPDPNGERAGHAMSRAIQLAGLSPSDVHHVNAHATGTSVGDVAEGRAINNALGANKPAVYAPKAALGHSVGAVGAVESILTVLALRDQVVPPTLNLENLDPEIDLDVVAGKPRPGNYEYAINNSFGFGGHNVAIAFGRY, from the coding sequence ATGACTGAGCTGGTTACCGGGAAAACGCTGCCGAATGTGGTCGTCACTGGCGTTGCCATGACGACCGCGCTGGCAACTGACGCCGAGACCACTTGGAAGCTGTTGCTGGACAAGCAAAGTGGTATCCGTAAGCTCGAGGATTCGTTCGTCGAGGAGTTCGATCTGCCGGTGCGCATCGGCGGGCACCTGCTGGAGGAGTTCGACGGCGGACTGACGCGCGCCGAACGCCACCGGATGGGTTACCTGCAGCAGATGTCGACGGTGTTGGGCCGGCGGGTGTGGGAGAACGCGGGTTCGCCCGAGGTCGACGGCGACCGGCTGATGGTGTCCATCGGCACGGGCCTGGGGTCCGCCGAGCAGATCGTGTTCAGTTACGACGATTTGCGGGCCCGTGGCATCAAGGGGGTCTCGCCACTGGCGGTGTCGAAGTACATGCCCGACGGGGCGGCCGTCTCGGTGGCACTGGAGCGGCACGCCAGGGCCGGGGTGATCACCCCGGTGTCGGCGTGCGCGTCGGGATCCGAGGGGGTGGCGCAGGCCTGGCGCAACATCGTGTTCGGCGAGGCCGACATCGCCATCTGCGGTGGCGTGGAGGTCAGGATCGAGGCGGTCGCGATCGCGGCGTTCGCCCAGATGCGCATCGTGATGTCGACCAAGAACGACGACCCGGTGGGCGCGTGCCGCCCGTTCGACCGCGACCGCACCGGGTTCGTGTTCGGCGAGGCCGGCGCGCTGATGGTCATCGAGACCGAGGAACACGCCAAGGCCCGCGGCGCCAACATCCTGGCCCGCATCATGGGCGCCAGCATCACCTCCGACGGCTACCACATGGTCGCCCCGGACCCCAACGGCGAACGCGCCGGGCACGCGATGAGCCGCGCCATCCAGCTCGCCGGGCTCAGCCCCTCGGACGTCCACCACGTCAACGCCCACGCCACCGGCACCTCGGTCGGTGACGTCGCCGAGGGCAGAGCCATCAACAACGCGCTGGGCGCCAACAAGCCGGCGGTCTACGCCCCCAAAGCCGCCCTGGGCCACTCGGTGGGTGCGGTCGGCGCCGTGGAATCCATCCTGACCGTGCTCGCGCTGCGCGACCAGGTGGTCCCACCCACGCTCAACCTGGAAAACCTCGACCCCGAGATCGACCTGGACGTGGTGGCAGGCAAGCCACGGCCGGGCAACTACGAGTACGCGATCAACAACTCGTTCGGATTCGGCGGACACAACGTGGCCATCGCCTTCGGGCGGTACTGA